TGGGGGCCCAGAGGCGCTGTCAAGGCTTTGCGGGAGCGCTCCCACCCTTGCCGCGTAGGGGAGTTGACGGTACGTTCGAGACAAACGGAAGGGGATTCGAGGGCGCCCGTAAGGGGTGGGGGCGCGGCGATGCGGAAGGGAGCAGGAGCTACGATGCCGGTCGATGCGAACCGGTTAAGCGAGGTCCCTTTGCCCAAGAACCGCCCGACGATCGCCGACATCGCGCTCCGCGCCGGGGTCTCCAAGGTCGCGGTGTCCTACGCGCTCAACGACCGTCCGGGGGTGTCCCCCGCCACGCGTGCCACCATCAAGGCCATCGCCGAGGAGATCGGCTGGCGGCCCAACAGCGCGGCCCGCGCGCTCACCCGCGCCCGCGCGGACACGGTCGGCCTCGCGCTCTCCCGCCCCGCCCGGATGCTCGGGGTGGAGCCGTTCTTCATGGAACTGATCAGCGGGATCGAGAGCGAACTCTCGGACGGCGGGTGCGCGTTGCTGCTCCAGATGGTGAGCGGTCCGGCGCACGAACTGGAGGTGTACCGGCGCTGGTGGGGCGAGGGCCGGGTGGACGGCGTGTTCCTCGCCGATCTGCGCGGGAGGAGCGCCGTCCACGGCGAACCTGACCCGCGCGTCACGGGGGTCGCCGGGCTCGGTCTCCCGGCCGTCGCGATCGGCCACCCCTCGGCGGCCGGTGCGCTGGCGGCGGTCTGGTCCGACGACGCGGCGGCGCTCCACGACACCCTGACGTACCTGCACGCGCTCGGCCACCGCCGGGTGGCCCGCGTCGCCGGGCTGGCGGAGCTGGCGCACACCCGGCTCCGCGACCGGGAACAGCACCGCGCGTGCGCCGAACTCGGCCTGGAGGCACCGGTGGTGGTGCACACCGACTACTCCGGGGACGAGGGCGCGCACGCGACCCGGCGGCTCGTCAGCGCACCCGACCGGCCCACCGCGATCATCTACGACAACGACATCATGGCCGTCGCGGGGCTCTCCGTCGCCCAGGAGATGGGGCTGGACGTACCCGCCGACCTCTCGCTCGTCGCCTGGGACGACTCGCAGCTCTCGCAGGTGGTCCGGCCGCCGCTGACCGCGCTGCGGCGGGACATCCCGGCGTACGGGGCGCTGGCCGCGCGCACCCTGCTGACGCTGATCGCGGAGGGTGCCGCCGAGTGCCGCCAGGAGACGACCGCCCGTCTCGTACCGCGCGGCTCGACGGCACCGCCGCGCTGACCGGCGCGCTGACCGGGCGTGCTGACCGGGCGTGCCGATCTGCGGCCGACCGGCGGCCGACCGGCACGCGATGTCTGCGGCCGACCGGCGGCTGACCGGCACGCGATCCGCGGCCGGTCTTCGCCTGACCTGCCGGAACGCGGCGCGGTCCCGGAGGCGTACCGGCTGCGGGGATGTCATACCGGAGGAGGAGGCGGGTCCCGCCCCGGTGCGACTCAAGTCGGCACCCGAACGGGCACGGGGACTGACGACCGGGGCGTGGGGGACACGGAGGATGTAGGAGTCCCCTGAGACCTCCGGGTGCCGTCGGCCCTGTCGGCCGCGCGGTCGGTCCGGTCACGGGGGCGTCCGGCCCCGCGGCCCCCCGGCTTTCCACCCCCGTGTCCCTCAGGAGCGTCCCTGTGACCACCGCACCCCCCGTCCCCCGTGCCACCGGAGTCGCCGCGCGCGCCACGGAGCTGTCGAAGGTCTACGGCCAGGGCGAGACCCGGGTGGTCGCCCTGGACCGGGTCTCCGT
The DNA window shown above is from Streptomyces sp. NBC_00247 and carries:
- a CDS encoding LacI family DNA-binding transcriptional regulator, producing MPKNRPTIADIALRAGVSKVAVSYALNDRPGVSPATRATIKAIAEEIGWRPNSAARALTRARADTVGLALSRPARMLGVEPFFMELISGIESELSDGGCALLLQMVSGPAHELEVYRRWWGEGRVDGVFLADLRGRSAVHGEPDPRVTGVAGLGLPAVAIGHPSAAGALAAVWSDDAAALHDTLTYLHALGHRRVARVAGLAELAHTRLRDREQHRACAELGLEAPVVVHTDYSGDEGAHATRRLVSAPDRPTAIIYDNDIMAVAGLSVAQEMGLDVPADLSLVAWDDSQLSQVVRPPLTALRRDIPAYGALAARTLLTLIAEGAAECRQETTARLVPRGSTAPPR